The nucleotide window CACGCGAGCTGTTTATCATGCTGAGAAAATCAGATGAGGGCCGCAATCTGTTTAACATGCTGCTGGCGTTGATAGACCGTTACAGCAAAGGGGTCATAGTAGAAGGTGTGGAAACCCTGGAGGAGTGGAGACAGGTTCAGAATTCGCCTGCTTTTGCCGCTCAGGGCTACCTTTTTGCCCGCCCCATGCCTTTTGATCGGCTGGCGTCGTTGCCTCTGCAGCTGAACTGATGCCGTATCCTGTTCTCTCGACTATCTTTACAGAAGGCCGAAGCGAGCAAGGAGAAAGGATATGTCGCGTGCGGGAAAAATAATTAGCTGGGTTGTCGGGATCTTTTTGTTGCTGGTGATCGTGGTGGTGGTGATCATCGCTACGTTTGACTGGAACCGTCTTAAACCTACCATTAACCAGAAAGTCTCGATGGAAATTAACCGTCCTTTCGCCATTCGTGGCGATTTAGGTGTGACCTGGGAACGCAATCGTGATGAACCAGGCTGGCGCAGTTGGGTGCCGTGGCCGCAGGTGCATGCGGAAGATATCCTGCTCGGCAATCCACCTGAGATCCCGGAAGTCACTATGGTTCATCTGCAGCGTGCGGATGCGACTCTCTCCCCGCTGGCGCTGATGGGTAAGGAAATCTTTATCCCATGGATCAAGCTGACGCAGCCTGATGCACGTCTGATCCAGACGGCGGATAAAAAGAACAACTGGACCTTTAATCTTGCCGGCAGCGATAAGCCGGATGCAAATCAGGCGCCTTCTGCCTGGACCTTCCGCCTTGACAACATTATGTTTGACCGGGCCCAGATTGCCTACCGCGATGCGATAAACAAGGCTGATGTGCAGGTAACCGTGAACCCGCTGGGTAAACCGGTGCCCTATGTGCAGGTGGCAGGCAGCAAAGATGATAAAAGCCAGAAAGGCGCCTCTGATTTTGTCTTTGGCTGGAAAGCCGCCGGGACTTATAACGATGAGAAGCTGACCGGTGACGGTAAAATCGGCGGTATGCTCTCGCTGCGCAGCAAAACCAACCCTTTCCCGCTGGAGGCGGACGTACGCAACGGCACCACGCGGGTACAGGTTGGCGGTACCTTACAGGACCCGTTAAACCTTGGAGGACTCAATATCCGCTTACGTTTCTCTGGCGATACGCTGGGCAACCTCTATGGTTTGACCGGTGTTCTGCTGCCTGATACTCCTCCTTATGAAACGGATGGTCATCTGATTGCCCGTTTCCAGCAGAAGGGGGGACCGGTATTCCGTTATGAGAACTTCAACGGCCATATCGGCGACAGTGATATACACGGCTCCATGACCTATACCCAGAGCAAACCGCGTCCCAAGCTTGAAGGCTCTCTGGAGTCAAAACAGTTGAGAATGGCCGACCTGGGGCCGTTGATTGGCGTGGACTCAGGTAAAGGAAGCGGAAAAACCGGGCAGGCAAAAAACAAGCGCGGTGAGGATGCCAGCCAGCCTGCAGACCGCGTATTACCGCATGATAAGTTTAATACCAAAAGCTGGGACGTGATGGATGCTGACGTTAAATTCAGCGGCAAGCGTATCGAGCACAGCAATTCGCTTCCGCTCAGCGATCTCTACACGCACCTGGTACTGAAAAATGGCAGTTTATTGCTGGATCCGCTGCGCTTTGGCATTGCCGGAGGCAACCTCAACTCAACCATTCGCATGGAGGGGGATCGTACGCCGATGCGGGCGCGCGCCGATCTGCATGCGCGAAATCTGAAACTGAAGCAGCTGTTCCCGGATGTTGAAGCGATGCAAAGCAGTATGGGGCAGCTGAACGGTGATGCCACCCTGAGCGGTACCGGTAATTCGGTGGCGGATATTCTGGCGACCAGCAACGGCGACCTGAAAATGCTGATGAATGACGGCGTGATCAGCCGGAGCCTGATGGAGATTGTCGGACTGAATGTCGGTAACTACGTGGTGGGTAAACTGTTTGGCGACGACCAGGTCCGCATCAACTGTGCGGCGGCAGATCTTCAGGTCAACAATGGACTGGCCTCGACCAAACTCTTTGTTTTCGATACCGAGAATGCGGTCATCAACATCAGCGGTACCACCAACTTCGCCAACGAACGCATGGATCTGTCGATTGACCCGGAAAGTAAGGGCATCCGCATCGTCACGCTGCGTTCGCCGCTCTATGTGCGTGGCACCTTCAAGAACCCCGATGCGGGCGTGAAGGCAGGCCCGCTGCTTGCACGTGGTGCCGCAGCGGTAGCGCTGGGCACGGTAGTCGGCCCGGCGGCAGCTCTGCTGGCACTGATTTCCCCGAGCGATAACGAGGATAATCAGTGTACGAATGTGCTGCAGCAGATGAAGAAAAAATAGTGGGTAAGGGAACGGGTAAAACCGTTCCTGCTCTGAAACGGCTGCTGCATCAGAGGACGACTTTGTCGGACCGGATCAGGAAAGCAGAACGAAAAAAAACCGGCCGGAGCCGGTTTTTCTGCTTAACGAGGGTTAGTCGAAAAGGGATTCGTGACGGGTTTCTTTACTGAGGAGCAAAGCAATCAGCGTCAGGCAGGCCATCGCGGCCAGATAGATACCCACATAGAACAGACCATAAGTGTGCGCTAACCAGGTAGCGATATAGGGAGCGACAGAAGCGCCCAGTATCGACGACAGATTATAGGAGAACGAGGCGCCGGTATAACGCACTTCCGTCGGGAACAGCTCCGGCAGCAGCGCGCCCATCGGGCCAAACGTCAGTCCCATAATGCTCAGGCCGCACAGCAGGAACGCCATCACCAGCAGCTGATTGCCAGACCCTAACATGCTCGGGAAAATCAGCGAGAAGGCGATAATCATCAGCGTAATTACAATCATCGTCTTACGGCGACCAAAGCGGTCCGCCAGCATACCGGCAATCGGCACCATCACGCCAAAACCAATCACCGCCAGCATCAGCATCCACAGCATGGTATTGCGTGGGAAGCCCAGCCCGCCAGGCGCTGGCGTAGTGCCGTAGGTCATGGAGTAAACGGTCATGATGTAGAACAGGGTATAGGTAGCCAGCATAATAAAGGTACCGAGGATCGTCGCCTTCATATGCCTGGATAGCAGCGTCCCGATCGGCACTTTTACCTGTTTCTTCTCTTTCTTCACTTTGGCAAAGACCGGGGACTCGTTCAGCGATACGCGAACATAAAGCCCAACCAGCACCAGCACGGCAGAGAGAATAAAGGGTACGCGCCAGCCCCACGCCATAAACTGCTGGTCTGTCAGCAGCCAGGAGAGCAGCAGGAAGGTGCCGTTAGCAAAGAAGAAGCCAATCGGCGCACCCAACTGAGGAAAGGAGCCGTAAAGCGCCCGTTTTTTGGCAGGTGCGTTCTCCGTTGCCAGCAGCGCTGCGCCACCCCACTCTCCGCCCAGCCCCAAACCCTGACCAAAGCGCGCCAGCGCCAGCAGCAGGGGAGCAAAGACGCCGATGGTTTCATAACCCGGCAGCAGGCCGATCGCCACCGTGGAAATGCCCATGGTCAGTAACGAGGCGACCAGCGTGGCTTTACGGCCGACACGGTCACCAAAGTGGCCGAACACGGCGGAACCAATAGGACGTGCCACAAAGGCAATAGCAAAGGTCGCCAGCGACTGTAGCGTGGCTACCGTGGCGTCACCCTGCGGAAAGAAAATATGCGGGAAGACGATAACCGCAGCGGTAGCGTAAATATAGAAATCGAAAAATTCGATAGCCGTACCGACCAACGAAGCAACCACCACTTTACTGCGTGAGTTAACGGGCGTGGCATCGTTTTCGGCGTCGGGAGATGGTGCGATGGAGGCTTGCATAGCAGTTTCTTATTTGTAAAACGTGAAAAAGAATCTTACGCACTGCCGGGACACCATTCAATGGCGAAAACCGCGCGGGCACCGGCCTGCGGCACGGAAAAGAGGATCGTGCGTGACAGTGGATATTTACTGGGGGATGGCAGGGTGAAACGTCACTTTTATGGCAATAATCACTAAGAAACGGGCAATAAAAAGTAGTGCCTCAGCGATAAATGCTGGCTTTTGCGCAAAATTTGCGCAGTAAACCAGATTTATGACTGAGTTTGCCGCCTGTGACCGCAGCCTTCTGCCCTGGCATCGGCTGTTACAAAGCGTGTCAGGTGACATATCTGCGGCTTATCTCAGCGTGGCATTGACGCGCTCAAGCATCCACGGAAAGAAAGGGTTGGAGGACTGGCGCATCAACGTATCCAGACTCACCATCAGCACCGCACGTTCTCCCCGTGGCGTCAGCGAGCCGAAGCTCACCCCAAATTCACCCGGCCGCGTTGGCGTTCTGCCATAAAGGGAATCGGTAAGCGGGAAGGGCAGTGCCACGTGGGAGAGCGAATAGACATCCGGGGGATAATTCAGCCCCAGCGGCGTGCTCCGGATCTCTGTGCTGCCTGCGGCCGTGCTGTTAGCGACCTCAATATTACTCTTTGCCGGGGCATTGGTGACCAGCGTGGTGGTATAGCGGCGGGGCGGAGGCGGCAGCAGATGTTCTGCCGCATGTCTGGCACTGCTGCGCATCAGCGGCGAAAGCTGCACCGACTGATTGATATCAAACAGCACCAGCTCACTGCCGTTAGCAGGCAGCAAATTATATAATCCTCTTACCACGGCTGGCGTGCTGACCGTGGCATCCGCTACTGACTGAAAGGTCAGCACCGGCGGAAGTTTATCCAACAGATGGCTGGCCTGGTCGCGGTGCAGCTGGGTTTGCAGGGCGCTGGTGAGCAGCCAGGACTGACGGGCCGCTTTCACCGGAAATGAGTTGTATTTGAAAGGGTTAAACTCCGGCAGGATGCTCAGCCAGGCGGAGCGCGCAAAGGCGGGAAAAACAGAAGGCAGGCCAGCCAGCCCGGCGTAGCGGGCATAGCTGCTGACGCCAATCATGGGTGAAATCAGGATTAACCGGCTGGGGGCGGCTAACGCCGGATCCTCCAGCGCGTCCAGGGCATATTTCATCGCCAGCGCGCCGCCGTTAGAGAAACCGACGATCTGCAACGGCGTTCCGTCAGGCGCAAGTTTTCGTGCCTCCCGCACTGCCAGCCGGGTAGCGGCCATCCACTCTTCCCATTCAACGCTGGTCAGGGCAGCAGGTACGGTCCCATGTCCCGGCAGGCGTATGGCAACCGCCACATAGCCATGCTGCCGGTAATCTTCCGCAAAATGGCGCAGACTGTAGGGCGAATCAGTAAGACCATGCAGCAACACTACTGCGCCGCGCGGTTTACCCTGCGGCATCATGATGTAGGAGCGATTCCAGTCCGTAGCAAAATGGCCCGGATAAACGGGGCTGTGCTCTGCGTAACGGTTGTAGGTTTCCGGATCCGTCTGCTGCAGCTTATCGCTGACGTTAAGCTTCATCTCTGCAAAGATTTTCTGCTCATTCTGCAGATAGCCCGCCCAGTCGGTGCGATCCAGCTGGCTCTCACTCAGCTCTTCCGGCACCCAGGTGTGCCACAGCGCTAAATCGGGCCCACGCTCGGTCAGCGCCACGCGCAGCCCTAACAGCACAATTAACGCCAGTATTGCCACAATCGCCGTGCGTTTCAGCCAGATTCTGGTTCGCTGTAGCATCCTTATCCTGTCCTTTATCGTGTTACCCGGGCTGATCTTATGAAATCAAACGCAGAGTTTGCCTCTCAGACTTTTACAAAGCGCAGATAGATGAAACGGATAATAAAATACTCAATGGCGCCCAGCAGCAGGAACCACAGGCAAAAGACCAGCGTATAGAGCTGGCCGATATCGCTGAAATGGAATATCGCCATCAGTCGGTAAGTCAGGCTGAGGCCAAACCAGGGCGCGGGTAACAATAAAGCGGAGAGCATGCCCAGCATCAGCGTGCTCATCGGCATTAAAAAGGTCAGAAACGGGTTTTTCATCATTGTTCCATTCTGGTCAGAAGCCGCCATTTTCCGGCAATCGGGCTTCAGGTTCAATCTGAAGTGCCCGACCTGGCCTTTTTCACAGCAATTTAGGCATTACAGAAGCGGGGTGTTGATAAATATTTTTTTCATCTGAGTGCCGATACAACCCTGATTTCTGCCTGGAATTCCCCCAGTACCGTCAGGGATGTCCCCTTTAACGTAGTAATTCTTTTAGGCTTTTTATCGATTTTTCAGGCGCAGAATTAGCATTCGTTAAAAAGTATAGCCAAGGCTATACTCAAACCCCTGATTTTGTTGTCTTTTTTTTATCGAAAACGCATGGTAGGATGCGTCACACTTTCATCCGCGGCCGCTTATTTTTACAGCGGGATCGGTTTTTATGATGCGTTGAGGGCCTCCTGGGGTCTCAAGCCGGTATAACCACAATGAACATGTACGCCACTCTCATTCTGGCCTTTGGTATGTCAATGGATGCCTTTGCAGCGGCTCTCGGCAAAGGCGCCTGTCTGCACCGCCCTTCGGTGAAAGAGGCGCTGCGGACGGGATTAATCTTTGGTGTAATTGAGGCGCTGACTCCGCTGATTGGCTGGGCAGTCGGCATCGCTGCCAGCCATTACGTGATGGCCTGGGATCACTGGGTTGCCTTCATTTTGCTGTTTGTGCTTGGCGCCCGCATGATCCGGGAAGGCTTCCGTAAAAAAGAGGATGTTGACGAAGCGCCGCAAAGTCACAGCTTTATGCTGTTGGCTACCACAGCGGTAGCAACCAGCCTGGATGCGATGGCGGTGGGCGTAGGGCTGGCTTTCCTGCAGGTCAACATTGTCGCTACCGCGCTGGCGATTGGCGCATCAACCATGATTATGGCCACGACCGGTATATTGCTGGGACGCTTCCTGGGCCCGGTGATGGGTAAATGGGCAGAAATTTTTGGCGGCGTGGTGCTGATCGGGATTGGCAGCACCATCCTGATCGAGCATCTGAATCTTTTTCCCTGATTTTGCAGGCCTTTCCTGAAGCATCTGGCGGGCAACAGCCCGCTTGTTTAACTTCCGTTTAACTTTTTCTTTGCATACTGAAACTCATTTATGTGATCTGGTTCAAATTTATTTGCCTGCAAAAGGTGCGTCTTGTATAATTTTTTTGCACTTTACTAATAAAATTTGAAGCAGGCCGATCGAAATGAAAAAATTACTTAAACGCGTGTTGCACAGCTATGTTGAAGTCTTTAAACACGTACCGCCGGGTGCCATGTCTTAATGGCGCTGGCCAGAAACCCTCGATAGCCGCGGTCAGGGAAAGACCGATGGTTATCACCTCTCATACCCAGCCTTAACTCTTCCTGCTCGTCAGCTTCAGCGCTTACCCGTTCCAGACCGCTCAATCGCCTTCTTCGCCATTCCGCACATCAGTCACCGTCCCTGTGATTCTTTTCAGCAGGCGCAGGCCAATTCGTCTTCTATCCTTTTAAGCAGTAGCAATCACGCTGTTGATGACCAGCTGACAGAGGAGTTCGACATGACGATTACAGCGAATAAAGTTGCCATTGTGACCGGCGCATCACGCGGAATCGGAGCGCAGATCGCGCTTCGCCTTGGGGAAGAGGGATTCAACGTAGTGGTGAATTATGCCAGCAGCGCCAGCGAAGCCGAAGAGGTGGTGACTCAGCTCAAAGCGATGGGCGTAGAGGGGCTGGCGGTGAAAGCGGACGTCTCCCGATCTGATGATGTGGCTGCGATGTTCGATGCTGCTCAGCACCATTTTGGCCGTATTGACGTGCTGGTGAATAACGCGGGCGTGTTGAAAACGCTGCCGCTGATGGAACATTCAGACGAGTTGTTCGCCCAAACTTTTGCTATCAATGTGCAGGGCACATTTAACACACTGCGTGAAGCCGGGAAGCGCCTGGAGGAGGGCGGCAGGATTATTAATCTCTCCAGCTCCGCTATCGGTCTGAATATGCCTGGCTACGCGATTTATAACGGCACTAAAGCCGCCGTGGAAGCCTTTACCCATACCTTCGCCAAAGAGTTGCGCGGGCGGCAGATAACCGTCAATGCCGTTGCGCCAGGGCCGGTTGCCACAGATCTGTTTTTAACCGGGAAAAGCGAAGAGCTGATCCAGAGTCTGGCGAACCTGAACCCGATGCAGCGCCTGGGGCAGCCGGATGATATTGCCGCCGTGGTGGCCTTCCTGGCGGGCGAACAGAGCGGCTGGATCAACGGTCAGGTAATCCGCGCCAACGGCGGGATGGTCTGATTTTTTCTTCACGTTGCTGAATTACGCCTTACACTCACTGTGTGCACCGATTAAGGCCCTGTTCAGGGGCCTGAATTTTCGATGGATTGAGCTTGGCTTACTGCCCACAACGTGCTGAAAAGAAGGTGTAATCAGATGGAATTTAAAGACTACTATGCGCTGCTGGAGGTTGATCCTTCAGCCGATTTAAAAACAATTAAAACGGCTTACCGACGGCTGGCGCGGAAATATCACCCGGACGTCAGTACCGACGCGGATGCCGAACGCAAGTTCAAGCTGATGGCGGAAGCTTACGAGGTGCTGAAAGACAGCGAGCGTCGGGCCGAGTATGACCAGCTCCGCCAGCATCGCGACGATCCCCGTTTTTCCGGAGCCTCTCCCGGCGCCGGCGGCGGCCACTGGCAGCATGAGCAGGGCGGCGCGGGCGACTACTCCGACTTCTTCGAGTCTGTCTTTGGCCGTCATGCCAGTGGGTTTCAGGGACAAACGCGACGACATCCCCCCAGACGCGGTCAGGATCTGGAGATGGAAGTGCCGCTGTTTCTTGAAGAGACGCTGGCAGGCGATAGCCGGACTGTCTCCTTCACCGTACCGGTCCTGGATGAATCTGGCCGACAGATCGACGAAGTAAAGAAAACGCTTAAGGTGAAAATCCCGGCTGGCGTTACAGATGGCGAACGCATCCGCCTGAAAGGTCAGGGCGTGGCGGGCAGCCAGGGCGCAGCTAACGGCGATCTCTACCTGGTTATCCGGCTGGCGCCCCATCCGCTGTTTGAGGTTGACGGGCAAAACCTGCATATCGTGGTGCCGGTTGCGCCGTGGGAGGCCGCTCTGGGCGCTACCGTTCAGGTGCCTACCCTGACCGGAAAAATATCGCTGACAATCCCGCCCGCCAGCCAGAACGGCCAGCGGCTTCGCGTCAGGGGCAAGGGGCTGTCCGGTAAAACCAGCAGCGGCGATCTCTATGCCATTCTGAAAGTGGTCATGCCCGCTAACACTGACGAACAGAGTGCAGCGCTGTGGCGTGAGCTGGCGGAAAAAGCCGCGTTTGATCCGCGCGCTGCATGGGGGGCTACATCATGACTGAACTCGCAAGGTATACCGTGATTGAGATCTGCCGTTCGGTGGATATTTCTCCGGAGGAGTTAACGGAAGTGGTGGGGTTGGGCGTCATCACGCCGACTGAGAGCGAGCCGCAGTGGGTTTTTGACTATTACGCCGTGCATCAGCTGCGGCGTGCAAGAAGGTTGCAGATTGAACTGGAGCTGGAATGGTCAGGCATTGCTCTGGCACTGACGCTGCTGGACAAAGTCGACCGGCTGGAAAAGGAAAATCTTCTGCTCAGGCGGCAGTTAGAGCGGTTACTGCACAGCGCCTGAACTGCTGCCGATCGCTGAGAAATAAGCAGGCCGGTTATCACCGGCCTGAAATTTTTTGCTTAACGCGCGTTGCCGCGTTAGCCATGGCCTGTTAATCCTGACTCTGATACTCATCCAGCGTGGCGTTCTGACACGCCTCAGGACTCTGACGGGCCTGCGCTTTCTGCTGGTCGTTCAGGTTCATCCAGGCCGCGACAACGGTTCTGGCTTCATCCTCATCGAACTCCGGTTTTTCCTGGGCGGAAGGCGACTGACCGCGGGCGTCCAGCGCTTTCAGCTTAGCGATATAGCTCTCAGCTGAGCCGGTCGTTTTTTCCTGCGTCACGAGGGTACACAGATTAGCAATATAGCCCGCTGCCGGATCTTCCGTGTCGTCTGCGGCCTGTGCGGCACCGGTTGCTGCCAGAATGGCGAGCAGCATCACTACTTTTTTCATACCTGCTCCTTAAAAAAGGCAAAGTGACTTTTATCTTCCATCAGCCCGTCTCTATTTTCAAATGCTTTCACAGCTAAGATTTTTGCGGGCACGGTTTCCTCCGGCCCGGCTCAAGTGATGAGGCTAGTGCGCTTTGGGTATGCCAAACTGCGTCAGCGTGGGATCGACGTTATGGTCAAAAGTCTTCTGATCCTTATGCTTTTTCACCGCATCGATAATCGCCTTGATACCAAAGCCTATCCCCAGTACGGCATCAATGGCCCAGCCCACCGGTCCGGCGGCGGCGCCCAAGGCGCTTGCAGCAGCCAGGCCAGCGGCTTCTCCTGCGACCATTCCCACCACGCGACCCGCTACGGCCCCGGCCATTCTTCCCAGGCCTGCTGAGGCATCCTTCGCCAGTGCGTTAGCCGCGGCGTTATAACCGAGTTTGCCCAGCTCCGCCGTGCCTTTCACGCCGTCGTAAATCGTTTTCGCTGCCGCCGCCTTGTCGCCAGATTTCAGCTGGTCTGAGAGGGAAATCATGCCCGCTACGCCCAGCGCGCCGCCGCCCGCCATCAGACTTTTCCCGCTGCTACTGAGTCCCGCGGCGCTGGTCTGTTTCTCCACGTTATCGCGCAGCTGTGAAAGCATCTCTTTACCACTCATTTTTTGCAGATCGCTCTCTTTTGGCAGCGTTCCGGCCTCTTTCAAATCTTTGAGTACGCTCATGCCTTTGCCGGTTGTGGTCAGCGCTTTCAGCGTGGCTTCAGCGTAGCCGTCCTGAGCAGCGGTAGTGGCGCTTTCCGGAATAGCCGCTTCATAGGCAGCTTTCTGCCGATCCACATCGCTCAGCACCTCGGTGGCATCGGTTTTTTTATTGTTTTTCAGGCCGCTTTCCACCGCCTTGCCCTGGGTAAAGTTTTCGTTATAAGAACGCTCGATTTCCTGCTTCAGCCCAGGCTGGCTGTTCACTACCTCTTGTGTGCTGGGGACTTTTCCCGCCTCTCCCTTCAGGTCGCCCTGCATCTTCAGCTCGGCATCCAGGTTACCAATAGCGCTGCTGTAATCGACAGGCTGCTTCTCTTCCTCTTTCTTGCCTTTATTCGCCTTATCCGCTTTATCCCGGGCGGCCTGCATATCCTGCCCGAGCGCCTTACCGGACTTCAGATCTTCATAACGCTGGCTGACCGCCTGACTGAGTGCAGGATCGCTGTTGATGATGTTCTTTTCCTGCGCGGGCACGGCCTGATTCAGGTAATCCTTCACACTCTGGTCTTGCTGCAACTGACCAATCTTCTCTTCCAGCGCCGCCGAGGTTTTATCAACTTTACGCAGCGAGCTGCCGCCGTTGACCTGCTCTAGCGTCTGTTGCAGCTTCACCATTACAGCGGCTTTCTGCGCGCCGCTGTAGTTTTGTGGGTTATTGAAAACATCCTCATTGAGCTGGCTGATATCCACACTGGCGACCGCATTTCGCGTGGCAGCATCGCTCATCATGCTGGAAAATTCTCCGCCATTAGTGGGCGCCTGCTTTTTAATCCAGTCGTCGATATTATGAGTACTGATTTTCTGATCCGGGTTGTGCAGCGCCAGGCTTTTACCTTCGAACCCTCCCTGATCCAGCATCGTCATCAGCCCTGGCTGAGAGAACGTTTTTGCCGACCGGGTGAGGGAAGAGGCCAGGCCAGGATTGTTTTCCTGCAGCCCTTTCAGCGCGTCGGCGGTGATATATTTATCGACCTTGCCATCCTGATTCAGTGCTCCAGCTTTTGCCAGCGGTTCGCTGGCCCGCAGCGTGGCCGCCGACATCACCATTTGCAGCGACTGGGGATCGGCGTTGGGATTTTCCTTTTTGTAATTATCGACATCTTTGCTTGCCGCATCGCGGGCTTTTTCCATGTTTTTAACAAAGGATTTGTAGTCGCCGCTGGTGGTTTTGCCGTCCGGCTTTCCGCCATGTTTGCCGACATCCATGGC belongs to Erwinia pyri and includes:
- a CDS encoding AsmA family protein — its product is MSRAGKIISWVVGIFLLLVIVVVVIIATFDWNRLKPTINQKVSMEINRPFAIRGDLGVTWERNRDEPGWRSWVPWPQVHAEDILLGNPPEIPEVTMVHLQRADATLSPLALMGKEIFIPWIKLTQPDARLIQTADKKNNWTFNLAGSDKPDANQAPSAWTFRLDNIMFDRAQIAYRDAINKADVQVTVNPLGKPVPYVQVAGSKDDKSQKGASDFVFGWKAAGTYNDEKLTGDGKIGGMLSLRSKTNPFPLEADVRNGTTRVQVGGTLQDPLNLGGLNIRLRFSGDTLGNLYGLTGVLLPDTPPYETDGHLIARFQQKGGPVFRYENFNGHIGDSDIHGSMTYTQSKPRPKLEGSLESKQLRMADLGPLIGVDSGKGSGKTGQAKNKRGEDASQPADRVLPHDKFNTKSWDVMDADVKFSGKRIEHSNSLPLSDLYTHLVLKNGSLLLDPLRFGIAGGNLNSTIRMEGDRTPMRARADLHARNLKLKQLFPDVEAMQSSMGQLNGDATLSGTGNSVADILATSNGDLKMLMNDGVISRSLMEIVGLNVGNYVVGKLFGDDQVRINCAAADLQVNNGLASTKLFVFDTENAVINISGTTNFANERMDLSIDPESKGIRIVTLRSPLYVRGTFKNPDAGVKAGPLLARGAAAVALGTVVGPAAALLALISPSDNEDNQCTNVLQQMKKK
- a CDS encoding MFS transporter, with the translated sequence MQASIAPSPDAENDATPVNSRSKVVVASLVGTAIEFFDFYIYATAAVIVFPHIFFPQGDATVATLQSLATFAIAFVARPIGSAVFGHFGDRVGRKATLVASLLTMGISTVAIGLLPGYETIGVFAPLLLALARFGQGLGLGGEWGGAALLATENAPAKKRALYGSFPQLGAPIGFFFANGTFLLLSWLLTDQQFMAWGWRVPFILSAVLVLVGLYVRVSLNESPVFAKVKKEKKQVKVPIGTLLSRHMKATILGTFIMLATYTLFYIMTVYSMTYGTTPAPGGLGFPRNTMLWMLMLAVIGFGVMVPIAGMLADRFGRRKTMIVITLMIIAFSLIFPSMLGSGNQLLVMAFLLCGLSIMGLTFGPMGALLPELFPTEVRYTGASFSYNLSSILGASVAPYIATWLAHTYGLFYVGIYLAAMACLTLIALLLSKETRHESLFD
- a CDS encoding alpha/beta hydrolase; protein product: MLQRTRIWLKRTAIVAILALIVLLGLRVALTERGPDLALWHTWVPEELSESQLDRTDWAGYLQNEQKIFAEMKLNVSDKLQQTDPETYNRYAEHSPVYPGHFATDWNRSYIMMPQGKPRGAVVLLHGLTDSPYSLRHFAEDYRQHGYVAVAIRLPGHGTVPAALTSVEWEEWMAATRLAVREARKLAPDGTPLQIVGFSNGGALAMKYALDALEDPALAAPSRLILISPMIGVSSYARYAGLAGLPSVFPAFARSAWLSILPEFNPFKYNSFPVKAARQSWLLTSALQTQLHRDQASHLLDKLPPVLTFQSVADATVSTPAVVRGLYNLLPANGSELVLFDINQSVQLSPLMRSSARHAAEHLLPPPPRRYTTTLVTNAPAKSNIEVANSTAAGSTEIRSTPLGLNYPPDVYSLSHVALPFPLTDSLYGRTPTRPGEFGVSFGSLTPRGERAVLMVSLDTLMRQSSNPFFPWMLERVNATLR
- a CDS encoding DUF1158 family protein → MKNPFLTFLMPMSTLMLGMLSALLLPAPWFGLSLTYRLMAIFHFSDIGQLYTLVFCLWFLLLGAIEYFIIRFIYLRFVKV
- the mntP gene encoding manganese efflux pump MntP: MNMYATLILAFGMSMDAFAAALGKGACLHRPSVKEALRTGLIFGVIEALTPLIGWAVGIAASHYVMAWDHWVAFILLFVLGARMIREGFRKKEDVDEAPQSHSFMLLATTAVATSLDAMAVGVGLAFLQVNIVATALAIGASTMIMATTGILLGRFLGPVMGKWAEIFGGVVLIGIGSTILIEHLNLFP
- the azuC gene encoding stress response protein AzuC; amino-acid sequence: MKKLLKRVLHSYVEVFKHVPPGAMS
- a CDS encoding SDR family oxidoreductase, producing MTITANKVAIVTGASRGIGAQIALRLGEEGFNVVVNYASSASEAEEVVTQLKAMGVEGLAVKADVSRSDDVAAMFDAAQHHFGRIDVLVNNAGVLKTLPLMEHSDELFAQTFAINVQGTFNTLREAGKRLEEGGRIINLSSSAIGLNMPGYAIYNGTKAAVEAFTHTFAKELRGRQITVNAVAPGPVATDLFLTGKSEELIQSLANLNPMQRLGQPDDIAAVVAFLAGEQSGWINGQVIRANGGMV
- the cbpA gene encoding curved DNA-binding protein — protein: MEFKDYYALLEVDPSADLKTIKTAYRRLARKYHPDVSTDADAERKFKLMAEAYEVLKDSERRAEYDQLRQHRDDPRFSGASPGAGGGHWQHEQGGAGDYSDFFESVFGRHASGFQGQTRRHPPRRGQDLEMEVPLFLEETLAGDSRTVSFTVPVLDESGRQIDEVKKTLKVKIPAGVTDGERIRLKGQGVAGSQGAANGDLYLVIRLAPHPLFEVDGQNLHIVVPVAPWEAALGATVQVPTLTGKISLTIPPASQNGQRLRVRGKGLSGKTSSGDLYAILKVVMPANTDEQSAALWRELAEKAAFDPRAAWGATS
- a CDS encoding chaperone modulator CbpM; its protein translation is MTELARYTVIEICRSVDISPEELTEVVGLGVITPTESEPQWVFDYYAVHQLRRARRLQIELELEWSGIALALTLLDKVDRLEKENLLLRRQLERLLHSA
- a CDS encoding type III effector HrpK domain-containing protein; the protein is MRVLHSRTGLADSTGPASSAPPAQANQPNPVLKTGAGSIQFGQAGSLAGAEKACVGAKEDALKELASMLAGLLKKAADIQSTAETGEVPQSAESGNVGQSTATSPLQDTGQSQASGSEAAPASPGSDAAFLDNSPYSSPEELKKYDSLVSNLPPEQREQAAKEMNRPIAAAKMAAAGGEDGDRAKAFIGANPALERAMDVGKHGGKPDGKTTSGDYKSFVKNMEKARDAASKDVDNYKKENPNADPQSLQMVMSAATLRASEPLAKAGALNQDGKVDKYITADALKGLQENNPGLASSLTRSAKTFSQPGLMTMLDQGGFEGKSLALHNPDQKISTHNIDDWIKKQAPTNGGEFSSMMSDAATRNAVASVDISQLNEDVFNNPQNYSGAQKAAVMVKLQQTLEQVNGGSSLRKVDKTSAALEEKIGQLQQDQSVKDYLNQAVPAQEKNIINSDPALSQAVSQRYEDLKSGKALGQDMQAARDKADKANKGKKEEEKQPVDYSSAIGNLDAELKMQGDLKGEAGKVPSTQEVVNSQPGLKQEIERSYNENFTQGKAVESGLKNNKKTDATEVLSDVDRQKAAYEAAIPESATTAAQDGYAEATLKALTTTGKGMSVLKDLKEAGTLPKESDLQKMSGKEMLSQLRDNVEKQTSAAGLSSSGKSLMAGGGALGVAGMISLSDQLKSGDKAAAAKTIYDGVKGTAELGKLGYNAAANALAKDASAGLGRMAGAVAGRVVGMVAGEAAGLAAASALGAAAGPVGWAIDAVLGIGFGIKAIIDAVKKHKDQKTFDHNVDPTLTQFGIPKAH